Sequence from the Caretta caretta isolate rCarCar2 chromosome 8, rCarCar1.hap1, whole genome shotgun sequence genome:
TATAGCAATTAGTCTTGTTCCCTAGACAGCTCTTTGACATCATTCAGAATATGGTCAGGttatatttaaattgtttgtGGCTTTCATAAGAGTacatttgtttttctaatttCAGCATGTGGCAAATTGATGAAAATTACGGGCCCCATTACAGTCAAGACCTCTGGAACCCGATTTGGAGCCTGGATGACAGATCCTTTAGCATCAGAAAAGAATAACCGAGTACGCTGGGGCATTGAATATCTTTCTGTTCTTCtgatattttatttgcatttttaatcttGACAGGGAGATATTTTCCCTACATGAGATTTTCCCAGTTAGCATTTATTTCTCGTATTCTCTGCATTTTCATATCCTATATTTTGAAGTAATTCAGGGAAAAAAAGGTTAAACCATcctccttaaaaaaataattcaactGTATTACATATTTTCATTAGTTTTAAACTGCTTGTTTCAGGGAGGATGCATACTAGTCTGTATTCTGTATACAAATACacattattttccttcttttcattatatttttttcaataaCCATCTTCTACGGACACAATCCTGTAAACAGTTAttcatgagtaactttactcatgtgggtaatctcactgatgtcaatgagctTCCTACATGTGTATACTAATGCATATGCTTGCAGAGTTAAGCCCTCAATGTGGTTTATCCAGGTCTTTACCTGATAAGGCCAATACTAAAAAATCAATGCACTTGAGTTTGCTTGATTTCAGTCACAGCTAGTTTGAAATAAGGCACGTATGTGTCacaaaaattaacaaaatttCATCTTGGGGGGAATTTTCcaaattttcagcaaaaagaaaatttgtgtttgtttttattttattgttttatttcttttactttctcttccctccccccttagCAGGGGTAAAAGGGGGGAAGTGAAATAAAGGAATAAGGTGTGGAAGATAAAATGGGAGAGAAAGGTGATGGGGAAccaaaaagtggaaaaaaatcggtaagataccaaaaaaaaaacccaaaaaacacattttcatggaaaattctCATTCCTGAAAATATGCCATTTTTCAACAAGTaaagtttcatctgaaaaattcCAACCAGTTCTAATTCTGGGTGTGACTCAAAGGTTCGAGTCACACTCAACTTTCCTTCCATCTTTGGGATTTTCACAATCTGGGCACATCATTAACAACACAAATGACCCCTTGAGCCAGAGGCCCAAGCTATTAGAACACTCTAAAAGCAAACTTCTCTGATGCTGGCAGACGTTGTGAAAGCAGCCTCAGAGAGGCTATTGAGTAGGTTCTGATCCAAAACAATAGTGTTACTAATGTTTTTGCAACAGAATAAATATACAAACACATCTTGTACTTCTGTAGGTTTTATGAGCAAGTCTAGTAACTTACAATGCCACAGGATTTctggaacattttttaaaatgtactcagTATACAGCATGATCAGCCAAGGATTCTATTTCAGTAGTTCACAGcttattctttatttttctttcaggtCTGGTACATGGACAGTTATACTAACAATAAAATTGTCCGTGAATACAAATCAATCACAGACTTTGTCAGTGGGGCTGAATCAAGAACATACAATCTTCCTTTCAAATGGGCAGGAACCAATCATGTTGTCTACAATGGCTCCCTCTATTTCAACAAGTATCAGAGTAACATAATCATCAAATACAGCTTTGACGCAGGACGGGTGCTTGCACAGCGTAGCCTGGAATATGCTGGCTTTCACAATGTGTACCCCTACACTTGGGGCGGCTTCTCAGATATTGACctgatggcagatgaaattgggCTGTGGGCCGTATATGCTACCAACCAGAATGCAGGCAACATTGTTATCAGCCAGCTAAACCAGGATACGTTAGAAGTGATGAAGAGCTGGAGTACAGGCTATCCAAAAAGAAGTGCTGGGGAATCCTTCATGATCTGTGGAACTTTGTATGTTACCAACTCACATTTAACAGGAGCCAAGGTCTACTATTCTTATTCCACAAAAACCTCAACTTATGAGTATACAGACATTCCGTTCCATAATCAGTACTTTCATATATCCATGCTTGACTACAATGCAAGAGATAGAGCTCTCTATGCCTGGAACAATGGACATCAGGTCCTGTTCAATGTCACCCTTTTCCACATCATTAAGACCGAAGATGACACATAAACTTGTCTCTCCCCcttaaacccccaccccccggcacacACGCACACTTCAAAAGTGTCATTTGTGATAAACTCTAAAACATCCTTctggatttctttttatttaagttctttttcattaaaaaacaaacgcATTTTCTACTGTGCAATGTGTTCCAAATATGGCTGAGCCTGTCAAAAATGACCGGTTGGAAATACAAGCATCCTAACTCTTGAAAAAACAAGGCCTGCCATGACCTTGTCATGAAAAGCACTAAAGAGGGTTTAAATGGCTAAAGACAGTTTTAAAAAGATTATGATCTGCCTTATATTAGAGTCAGAGACTAATGGTGGCTTAAATGCatgaatgtctttttttttaccTTATGTCTTTTTTGACTCTGTCTATTGCTCAACATCAGGAAATATTTTGGTAGCAATCTGAAGCATAatgcacattattattatttattccaaGAGAAAGATTTTAGGGATTTGATTTACTTTGAAAAAATGTATATGATTCATTTTGCCATCACACAATTTCTGATGCGGTGCTGTACAGTACGTTTTGAACTCACTTGCAGTTTATCGATGATATGTATTTCTACATCGTAACCACCATTGTGCAATTGTATCTCTTCACTTCCGTGAAAGTAAACTAAGTActattttttataaaatatattgaagtttAATCACAGTTCTAAACATGGGTCAATTTAAAATTTTATCAAACACATGACAGCGGGTCCCCCTACTTTTCGCCTGTAGATCACGCACACACACTTGGGGTATGCTAGCAAATCAGCACTATCAGCCTACATCCTCTTGTGCCAGTCTCTGTTGCCACCATCAATTGCCTTGCTCATTTTCTCTCCCACACCATTTTCTACCTTTCCTTCCTCCCAATCATTTTCTTTTTGATGTATTTTTTCACTCTCTAATTTTGGATGTTATTTTGCTCTCATGTTTTGTAGCTCTCCCTATCGTAACAGAAAGCTACATGTTGCTTTCTGTGATCTGTCTATGGGTTCCTCCTTTGGAAGCAGACTCTCAAGGTTTACATGAATACTGCAGGATAAGAGGAGAGATACTTAGGACTGTATATGGGCTGCTGCCTCAGCCTGCACTCCTATATGTATGAACTGCCCCTCTGGCTGGCTGTAACAGAGGCCACTGTAGAAACAGGGATGGAAGGGAGGTGGCTTTCCTGGATCTACCAACCTCATTACCTACAATAAGAGGAGCACATTTCCACTGAGGGAAGGCTTATCTGGACATATagcagctcaaaaaaaaaaaagagtggcaaAGTGGTCAGGCATGACATCTGGTATCCATCATGATAGTTGATGTctactgatttaaatgggaagtGTAGTGCATGGCGAAACAAACTGCAACCAATATTTTGCAAAAATAGATATTGATAGATAGACTGAAATAGTATTGCTGCCTCTGGTCAAAAATGGATTCTCTTGAACGCAAGTTTTTTTGTGCCATCTGTGAGTTTTACCAATATTACCAGTTTCAAAACTGTGAGGGTGGGATGGGGTTGTTTGTGGaggatttatttacttatttttgcaACTGACATggtagaaaaggaaaaaaatgctatATAACATGAAGGATGATATGGAATTATTTCATGTTACCATGATGCAGATCACAGATTATGAAAGCCACAAGTCTGCAGTACAGAACACAGAGGCGCTGTTTCCCCCAAAATTTGTTTAGAACAAACACCTTTTTCAAATCCTTTTAACCAGaaaatggggaggagggtgggaatCACAAATCTTTTTTATGAACAATTTGTTCttttgtcaaaaaattaaaaaattgttttttttaccaGATCAATTTTGAAGCGATTTCACTTGTTAATTCTACCTTCAACATACCAATTGAGATCAGTTTATCTATTTCCAAATGTGTTAACTTCTTAAAGTATATTTGGTCTCAAAGCGTGTCTGTTGTGCAATATGTAAGCATGCAAAGAATGGAATAATAGTGTGCCTTTTTTTCTgactaattgaaaaaaaaataaacttctcATAGGGTGTAAAGAGTTGAGAAAACAACATGTTTGCCAATAGACAAAAGAGGAAGACTGCTGCCCAGCCTaccttttttctccctcttcctgctGGAAAAGCAATGATAACTCTTCAATATCAGTTACTCTGAGTGTTTGGGGTCACTGGATCCATGTAAATACTGATTGCACAGCCCCTGCCCTAACCCACCTCCATCACAGTCTTCCACACCAGCCTGTGTTAGGCTGTCATGGAGATCATCTCTGGAATACATAAAGGGTGGGcagtacagctggtcaaaaatgtatttcatttcTATGAAAATGGTTTTGGCTGAGTTTTTCAGGTTTCTTCCAAAAAGCTaaagccaaaatatttttggtttctgTTAAACTAAAAATTGAAACATTCTTGGTTCTCAGctgttgaaaactgaaaaaaacccagcttttttttccccacaaaacccACCCAAATGTAAACACAAATGGAAATTTTCTCATGAAAATTGCCCTTTTGTCAAAAAACCCTTTTGGCCAAAAATCATTTGGTCAAGAAGTTTTCCACCAGCTCTATTGTTCAGACTCGCTAGTCCATGCTCATTCAACCTTTACAGCAGCTAGGGCTTAGGTCATGAAGAGGGCCCTCTGAatcatgggtgaatttcaccccaatttctgtgaaaaattctTGTTCTGCAGATTCTCTAATGGAAATTCTGTAAGTTCCATTAGGATTCTTTAATTGCT
This genomic interval carries:
- the OLFM3 gene encoding noelin-3 isoform X4, which codes for MQAASNILNLLLLALLAGLDPSKTQISPKEGWQVYSSAQDPDGRCICTVVAPEQNLCSRDAKSRQLRQLLEKVQNMSQSIEVLNLRTQRDFQYVLKMETQMKGLKAKFRQIEDDRKTLMTKHFQELKEKMDELLPLIPVLEQYKMDAKLITQFKEEIRNLSAVLTGIQEEIGAYDYEELHQRVLSLETRLRDCMKKLTCGKLMKITGPITVKTSGTRFGAWMTDPLASEKNNRVWYMDSYTNNKIVREYKSITDFVSGAESRTYNLPFKWAGTNHVVYNGSLYFNKYQSNIIIKYSFDAGRVLAQRSLEYAGFHNVYPYTWGGFSDIDLMADEIGLWAVYATNQNAGNIVISQLNQDTLEVMKSWSTGYPKRSAGESFMICGTLYVTNSHLTGAKVYYSYSTKTSTYEYTDIPFHNQYFHISMLDYNARDRALYAWNNGHQVLFNVTLFHIIKTEDDT
- the OLFM3 gene encoding noelin-3 isoform X2: MSPPLLKLGAVLSTMAMISNWMSQTLPSLVGLNTTRLSTSDTLTQISPKEGWQVYSSAQDPDGRCICTVVAPEQNLCSRDAKSRQLRQLLEKVQNMSQSIEVLNLRTQRDFQYVLKMETQMKGLKAKFRQIEDDRKTLMTKHFQELKEKMDELLPLIPVLEQYKMDAKLITQFKEEIRNLSAVLTGIQEEIGAYDYEELHQRVLSLETRLRDCMKKLTCGKLMKITGPITVKTSGTRFGAWMTDPLASEKNNRVWYMDSYTNNKIVREYKSITDFVSGAESRTYNLPFKWAGTNHVVYNGSLYFNKYQSNIIIKYSFDAGRVLAQRSLEYAGFHNVYPYTWGGFSDIDLMADEIGLWAVYATNQNAGNIVISQLNQDTLEVMKSWSTGYPKRSAGESFMICGTLYVTNSHLTGAKVYYSYSTKTSTYEYTDIPFHNQYFHISMLDYNARDRALYAWNNGHQVLFNVTLFHIIKTEDDT
- the OLFM3 gene encoding noelin-3 isoform X1, whose product is MSQSIEVLNLRTQRDFQYVLKMETQMKGLKAKFRQIEDDRKTLMTKHFQELKEKMDELLPLIPVLEQYKMDAKLITQFKEEIRNLSAVLTGIQEEIGAYDYEELHQRVLSLETRLRDCMKKLTCGKLMKITGPITVKTSGTRFGAWMTDPLASEKNNRVWYMDSYTNNKIVREYKSITDFVSGAESRTYNLPFKWAGTNHVVYNGSLYFNKYQSNIIIKYSFDAGRVLAQRSLEYAGFHNVYPYTWGGFSDIDLMADEIGLWAVYATNQNAGNIVISQLNQDTLEVMKSWSTGYPKRSAGESFMICGTLYVTNSHLTGAKVYYSYSTKTSTYEYTDIPFHNQYFHISMLDYNARDRALYAWNNGHQVLFNVTLFHIIKTEDDT
- the OLFM3 gene encoding noelin-3 isoform X3, whose amino-acid sequence is MEVTVFCDMETFSLGTGLRHPNSFYTQISPKEGWQVYSSAQDPDGRCICTVVAPEQNLCSRDAKSRQLRQLLEKVQNMSQSIEVLNLRTQRDFQYVLKMETQMKGLKAKFRQIEDDRKTLMTKHFQELKEKMDELLPLIPVLEQYKMDAKLITQFKEEIRNLSAVLTGIQEEIGAYDYEELHQRVLSLETRLRDCMKKLTCGKLMKITGPITVKTSGTRFGAWMTDPLASEKNNRVWYMDSYTNNKIVREYKSITDFVSGAESRTYNLPFKWAGTNHVVYNGSLYFNKYQSNIIIKYSFDAGRVLAQRSLEYAGFHNVYPYTWGGFSDIDLMADEIGLWAVYATNQNAGNIVISQLNQDTLEVMKSWSTGYPKRSAGESFMICGTLYVTNSHLTGAKVYYSYSTKTSTYEYTDIPFHNQYFHISMLDYNARDRALYAWNNGHQVLFNVTLFHIIKTEDDT